In one window of Gemmatimonadota bacterium DNA:
- a CDS encoding chemotaxis protein CheD yields the protein MAREIMVRVAEVAAGGADAVLVTLGLGSCVAIMLHDGERQVGGLAHILLPSRSLSRSAENPGRFPQTALPALVEEMTALGADRRRLTARLVGGASMFANLVPAGSMQMGDRNVIAVREVLNHLAIPIVGEAVGGSSGRSVWFTVAEGRVEVRSAGQRDQAL from the coding sequence ATGGCGCGCGAGATCATGGTCCGGGTGGCGGAAGTCGCCGCGGGGGGCGCCGATGCCGTGCTCGTCACCCTCGGGCTCGGCAGCTGCGTGGCGATCATGCTGCATGACGGCGAGCGGCAGGTCGGGGGCCTCGCCCATATCCTGCTGCCCTCACGCTCCCTGAGCCGTTCGGCCGAGAATCCCGGCCGCTTCCCCCAGACCGCGCTGCCCGCGCTGGTCGAGGAAATGACGGCCCTCGGCGCCGACCGGCGGCGGCTGACCGCCCGCCTGGTCGGCGGCGCGAGCATGTTCGCCAACCTGGTGCCCGCCGGCTCCATGCAGATGGGTGACCGCAACGTCATCGCGGTGCGCGAGGTGCTCAATCACCTGGCCATCCCGATCGTGGGGGAGGCCGTCGGCGGCAGCAGCGGCCGCTCGGTCTGGTTCACCGTGGCGGAGGGCCGGGTCGAGGTCCGCTCGGCGGGGCAGCGTGACCAGGCCCTCTGA
- a CDS encoding tetratricopeptide repeat protein encodes MSDGPLIDPLVAGFRQQYREIAERLEKAGGFAEREAVKREIIGFFKRVDVALVELGQVKEEIRALVERYKQVAAATDTAQAPQFTGARPVVQQDHLGASTYIEKGWSLISLGDYAGAIQALTKALALAPSEVQAQSLLGWAQMLHEDYDEALTTFSRVLMKEPANSLARINVGYICLKKRIFGEAIEHLSKAIRLDNDRKATLYAHYYLGLVYLEREMFEDAVTFFQKTLQLGPNLIEAYYELGRASWFMGDPEAAKVAWTDGFKANKFNPWGKRCKEMLDLTAGGGEPPRTAS; translated from the coding sequence GTGAGCGACGGTCCCCTGATCGACCCGCTGGTGGCCGGCTTCCGGCAGCAGTACCGCGAGATCGCCGAGCGGCTGGAGAAGGCCGGCGGCTTCGCCGAGCGCGAGGCCGTGAAGCGCGAGATCATCGGCTTCTTCAAGCGCGTGGACGTGGCGCTGGTGGAGCTGGGCCAGGTCAAGGAGGAGATCCGCGCCCTGGTGGAGCGGTACAAGCAGGTCGCGGCCGCCACCGACACGGCCCAGGCCCCGCAGTTCACCGGGGCGCGGCCGGTGGTGCAGCAGGACCACCTGGGTGCGTCGACCTACATCGAGAAGGGCTGGAGCCTCATCTCCCTGGGCGACTACGCCGGCGCCATCCAGGCGCTGACCAAGGCGCTGGCGCTGGCCCCCTCCGAGGTGCAGGCCCAGTCGCTCCTGGGCTGGGCTCAGATGCTGCACGAGGACTACGATGAGGCGCTCACCACGTTTTCGCGGGTCCTGATGAAGGAGCCGGCCAACTCGCTGGCGCGGATCAACGTGGGCTACATCTGCCTCAAGAAGCGGATCTTCGGCGAGGCCATCGAGCACCTGTCCAAGGCCATCCGCCTCGACAACGACCGCAAGGCCACCCTGTACGCGCACTACTACCTGGGCCTCGTCTACCTCGAGCGCGAGATGTTCGAGGACGCGGTCACCTTCTTCCAGAAGACGCTGCAGCTCGGGCCCAACCTCATCGAGGCGTACTACGAACTGGGGCGCGCCAGCTGGTTCATGGGCGACCCGGAGGCGGCCAAGGTGGCGTGGACCGACGGCTTCAAGGCCAACAAGTTCAATCCGTGGGGCAAGCGCTGCAAGGAAATGCTGGACCTCACGGCGGGTGGAGGCGAGCCCCCTCGCACGGCCTCCTAG
- a CDS encoding DUF4388 domain-containing protein, with translation MAIKGSLKEASLPDVLQLLALGKKTGCLAVADRQNFGYIYFEDGRISYASIVNRRDRIGDLLRKNQLVTSDQLDQAIRVQEVHRDRRLGDILIELEIVTREQLERLLFLQIEEAVYHLFTWTQGTFNFEAGVRPEQQVFTVSINPESLLLEGARRVDEWSQIEKKIPSFDLIFAVDAAHAPGAEVELSPAQARILPLLDGTRDVRQVMDECSLIEFEAATALFGLITAGYVRRVGTSSKAQAPKANDSRVQEHQNLGIAFYKTGMLDEAQREFRRVADLRPDEASAHYYLGLIALKQARWLEAVDVLSQAVERGGRRAAALHNLAFAYEQLGRLAEAEAAYAEAASKAREDARIMLGWGVAALKRNDAEVALGRLQRAGELWGEREKPPTWYWAMALAVGCQGDLVAALALADEGVARHPGIAALRNNLAVLQELAGDLPVAETTLRAALSESPTLAQVSKNLGDLLYRAGRYDDAFEAYERAAKLAPGLGDDLFFKMGNIAFKRRDRDRARACWRRVTELNPGHQLARANLDTLDATA, from the coding sequence ATGGCGATCAAGGGCTCCCTCAAGGAGGCCAGCCTCCCCGACGTGCTGCAGCTCCTGGCGCTGGGGAAGAAGACCGGCTGCCTGGCGGTCGCCGACCGCCAGAACTTCGGCTACATCTACTTCGAGGATGGGCGCATCAGCTACGCGTCCATCGTCAACCGGCGCGACCGGATCGGCGACCTGCTGCGCAAGAACCAGCTGGTCACCAGCGACCAGCTCGACCAGGCCATCCGGGTGCAGGAGGTCCATCGCGACCGGCGGCTGGGCGACATCCTGATCGAGCTGGAGATCGTCACCCGCGAGCAGCTGGAGCGGCTGCTCTTCCTGCAGATCGAGGAGGCGGTCTACCACCTCTTCACCTGGACCCAGGGCACCTTCAACTTCGAGGCCGGCGTCCGGCCCGAGCAGCAGGTGTTCACCGTCTCCATCAACCCCGAGTCGCTGCTGCTCGAGGGGGCGCGCCGGGTTGACGAGTGGAGCCAGATCGAGAAGAAGATCCCGAGCTTCGACCTGATCTTCGCGGTGGACGCGGCCCACGCGCCCGGGGCCGAGGTGGAGCTGTCCCCCGCCCAGGCCCGCATCCTGCCGCTGCTCGACGGGACCCGCGACGTGCGCCAGGTGATGGATGAGTGCTCGCTGATCGAGTTCGAGGCGGCCACCGCGCTGTTCGGCCTGATCACGGCGGGCTACGTGCGCCGGGTGGGCACCTCCAGCAAGGCGCAGGCGCCCAAGGCCAACGACTCCCGGGTCCAGGAGCACCAGAACCTGGGCATCGCCTTCTACAAGACGGGGATGCTCGACGAGGCGCAGCGGGAGTTCCGCCGGGTGGCCGACCTCCGCCCCGACGAGGCGTCGGCGCACTACTACCTGGGGCTCATCGCGCTCAAGCAGGCCCGGTGGCTCGAGGCGGTGGATGTGCTCTCCCAGGCGGTGGAGCGGGGCGGGCGCCGCGCCGCGGCGCTGCACAACCTCGCCTTTGCCTACGAGCAGCTGGGCCGCCTGGCGGAGGCGGAGGCCGCCTACGCCGAGGCCGCGTCCAAGGCCCGGGAAGACGCCCGGATCATGCTGGGCTGGGGTGTCGCGGCGCTCAAGCGGAATGACGCCGAGGTGGCCCTGGGCCGGCTGCAGCGCGCCGGGGAGCTGTGGGGCGAGCGGGAGAAGCCGCCCACCTGGTACTGGGCCATGGCGCTCGCGGTCGGCTGCCAGGGAGACCTCGTGGCCGCCCTGGCGCTCGCGGACGAGGGCGTGGCGCGACACCCGGGCATCGCCGCCCTGCGCAACAACCTCGCGGTGCTGCAGGAGCTCGCCGGCGACCTGCCGGTGGCCGAGACCACGCTCCGCGCGGCGTTGAGCGAGAGCCCCACCCTGGCGCAGGTCTCGAAGAACCTGGGCGACCTGCTGTACCGCGCCGGTCGCTACGACGACGCCTTCGAGGCCTACGAACGGGCGGCCAAGCTCGCGCCCGGGCTGGGCGATGACCTGTTCTTCAAGATGGGCAACATCGCCTTCAAGCGGCGGGACCGCGACCGGGCCCGCGCCTGCTGGCGGCGGGTCACTGAACTCAACCCCGGGCACCAGCTGGCCCGCGCCAACCTCGACACCCTGGACGCCACCGCGTGA
- a CDS encoding protein-glutamate O-methyltransferase CheR has translation MPVDDPGFSLLAERIAGRTGLDVGAYKERCLRRRIAVRMRACGVTTYVDYVGLLDQLPGELDALLDALTINVTRFFRNPETWAALAAAPLPALLAAREGRLRAWSAGCASGEEPFTLAMLVADLPAPGGPSDRLARLHIDATDLDRASLELAAEATYPAPAFAEADPACVGRWTEPAGEGRRRVRGPIRTVVHLSRLDLLREDPPAASYDLILCRNVIIYFDRPTQDRLMERFAALLAPGGLLVLGKVETILGPARQGFQLLEPRERIYRRAG, from the coding sequence ATGCCCGTCGACGACCCCGGCTTCTCGCTCCTCGCCGAGCGCATCGCCGGGCGGACCGGGCTGGATGTCGGCGCGTACAAGGAGCGCTGCCTGCGGCGGCGCATCGCGGTGCGCATGCGCGCCTGCGGGGTGACCACCTACGTGGACTACGTGGGCCTCCTCGACCAGCTCCCCGGCGAGTTGGACGCGCTGCTCGACGCCCTCACCATCAACGTCACCCGCTTCTTCCGCAACCCGGAGACCTGGGCGGCCCTCGCGGCCGCCCCGCTGCCGGCGCTGCTGGCGGCGCGGGAGGGTCGGCTGCGCGCGTGGAGCGCCGGCTGTGCCTCGGGCGAGGAGCCGTTCACCCTCGCCATGCTGGTCGCCGACCTGCCCGCGCCCGGCGGTCCTTCCGACCGGCTGGCGCGGCTCCACATCGACGCCACCGACCTGGACCGGGCCTCGCTCGAGCTCGCCGCGGAGGCGACCTACCCGGCCCCCGCCTTCGCCGAGGCCGACCCGGCGTGCGTGGGGCGCTGGACCGAACCGGCCGGGGAAGGGCGCCGCCGGGTCCGCGGCCCGATCCGCACCGTGGTGCACCTCTCCCGGCTCGACCTGCTCCGGGAGGATCCGCCCGCCGCCAGCTACGACCTGATCCTGTGCCGCAACGTGATCATCTACTTCGACCGCCCCACCCAGGACCGGCTGATGGAGCGCTTCGCCGCGTTGCTGGCCCCGGGGGGGCTGCTGGTGCTGGGCAAGGTGGAGACGATCCTCGGCCCGGCGCGCCAGGGCTTCCAGCTCCTCGAGCCGCGCGAGCGGATCTACCGCCGGGCCGGCTGA
- a CDS encoding UDP-N-acetylmuramoyl-L-alanyl-D-glutamate--2,6-diaminopimelate ligase: protein MSQTLPALEAALRRAGLLTASAGATPALTGVTADSRAVAPGMVYVAVRGSQADGHRFVPDAVARGAAAVIVERPDGVTVPCVVVEDGRRAALVVGRAWHGDPGARLSLVGITGTNGKTTTTALVRHLLNDAGHAGSIGTLGAFDGAGRAVESTAGSLTTPGPIDLQATLAAMLRRGVTRVVMETSSHSLDQGRLDGLSFAAGVFTNLTRDHLDYHGTMEAYLAAKLRLDGLLAPDGVQVVNADDPAWAALPGGRRRVTFGLDPRAMVHPDALVLGNAGSRFRLVTPGGAAEVALPLLGEFNVANALAAAGVGIGLGLDPHAVAERLTLAPQVPGRMERLAERPAVVLRDYAHTPDALERALAALRPLTPGRLLVVFGCGGDRDRGKRPVMGRIATSLADLAIVTSDNPRTEDPERIIDDVEQGMGAAPHQRVADRRQAIATALEAATAGDTILLAGKGHETYQVIGTEKVPFDERAIVLGLGAS, encoded by the coding sequence ATGAGCCAGACCCTTCCGGCCCTCGAGGCGGCCCTGCGGCGTGCCGGCCTGCTCACGGCCAGCGCCGGCGCCACGCCGGCCCTCACGGGCGTCACCGCCGACAGTCGCGCGGTCGCGCCCGGCATGGTCTACGTCGCGGTGCGCGGCTCCCAGGCCGACGGGCACCGCTTCGTGCCCGACGCCGTGGCGCGGGGGGCGGCGGCCGTGATCGTGGAGCGGCCAGACGGCGTCACCGTGCCCTGCGTGGTGGTGGAGGACGGCCGCCGCGCCGCCCTCGTGGTGGGCCGCGCCTGGCACGGCGACCCGGGGGCCCGCCTCTCGCTGGTGGGCATCACCGGGACCAACGGCAAGACCACCACCACGGCGCTGGTGCGGCACCTGCTCAACGACGCGGGCCACGCCGGGAGCATCGGGACCCTGGGCGCCTTCGATGGGGCGGGACGCGCGGTCGAATCCACCGCGGGCTCGCTGACCACGCCGGGACCGATCGACCTCCAGGCCACCCTCGCCGCCATGCTGCGGCGCGGGGTGACCCGCGTGGTCATGGAAACCAGCTCCCACAGCCTGGACCAGGGCCGCCTCGACGGCCTGAGCTTCGCCGCGGGGGTCTTCACCAACCTTACCCGCGATCACCTGGACTATCACGGCACCATGGAAGCCTACCTCGCCGCCAAGCTGCGGCTGGACGGCCTGCTCGCGCCGGACGGGGTACAGGTGGTGAATGCCGACGATCCGGCCTGGGCGGCGCTGCCCGGCGGCCGACGGCGAGTGACCTTCGGGCTCGACCCACGTGCCATGGTGCATCCGGACGCGCTCGTGCTTGGCAACGCCGGCAGCCGGTTCCGACTGGTGACGCCCGGTGGTGCGGCGGAGGTGGCATTGCCGCTGCTGGGCGAATTCAACGTGGCCAACGCCCTCGCCGCGGCGGGGGTGGGGATCGGCCTGGGGCTCGATCCGCACGCGGTGGCCGAGCGGCTGACCCTGGCGCCGCAGGTGCCGGGGCGGATGGAGCGACTGGCCGAGCGGCCCGCGGTAGTGTTGCGCGACTACGCCCACACCCCGGACGCGCTGGAGCGGGCCCTGGCCGCGCTGCGGCCGCTGACCCCGGGGCGCCTGCTCGTCGTGTTCGGCTGCGGGGGCGACCGGGACCGGGGCAAGCGGCCGGTGATGGGCCGGATCGCCACCTCGCTCGCCGACCTGGCCATCGTGACGTCGGACAACCCGCGCACCGAGGACCCGGAGCGGATCATCGACGACGTGGAGCAGGGCATGGGGGCGGCGCCCCACCAGCGGGTCGCCGATCGCCGGCAGGCGATCGCCACGGCGCTCGAGGCGGCCACGGCCGGCGACACCATCCTCCTCGCGGGCAAGGGGCACGAGACCTACCAGGTGATCGGGACCGAGAAGGTGCCGTTTGACGAGCGGGCCATCGTCCTCGGGCTCGGGGCGAGCTGA
- a CDS encoding purine-binding chemotaxis protein CheW, whose product MAGSRYRDVVAGDELQFIVFRLASAQLAINIFQVARILRYTVPEALPDGPAGTLGGIAFGGTLVPVVDLRARLGLPAELREETRIMVLEFEAGRLAVVVDQVHEAMRVDTRTIGRVEGADPVIPADWIAGAIARPGRQVLVLHAARLPGATGGTARKEARA is encoded by the coding sequence GTGGCGGGCAGCCGATACCGTGACGTGGTGGCGGGCGATGAACTGCAGTTCATCGTGTTCCGGCTCGCGTCGGCCCAGCTGGCGATCAACATCTTCCAGGTGGCGCGGATCCTCCGCTACACCGTGCCCGAGGCGCTGCCGGACGGTCCGGCCGGCACCCTGGGCGGCATTGCGTTTGGCGGCACGTTGGTGCCGGTGGTGGACCTGCGTGCCCGGCTCGGCCTGCCGGCCGAGCTGCGAGAGGAGACCCGGATCATGGTGCTGGAGTTCGAGGCCGGTCGGCTGGCCGTGGTGGTGGACCAGGTCCACGAGGCGATGCGCGTCGACACCCGGACCATCGGGCGGGTGGAGGGCGCCGACCCGGTGATTCCCGCCGACTGGATTGCGGGGGCCATCGCCCGGCCCGGTCGCCAGGTGCTGGTGCTCCACGCGGCGCGGCTCCCGGGCGCGACCGGTGGGACGGCGCGGAAGGAGGCACGCGCGTGA
- a CDS encoding PASTA domain-containing protein, with product MAKPTARIGLLQAGLLLGALGVLARAGQLQLVEGADWREKADLTRKARVVLPASRGGIYDRNGEALAVTQEYFEVGIAPNELRGAARDARTIAKALDLPLARVQRDLATRKWVSYPGPYNGLQVQDLRALRGVYLDGEYQRHYPAGPLARAVIGSLTPDSGRGASGLELALEAALAGTPGEAVVLKDTRGRRYVSPSRVEREPVPGRDIYLTIDAELQEIAERALEEAVAEYEARGGDVVILDPRTGELLALAARWRDGERTVVNRASFFTDPFEPGSTAKLFTAGALLALDKVDSTDAVFAENGVWTFPVNSRGDTRQIHDAHKITGSVTLAEAIKYSSNIGMGKFAERLTPAQQFDALRAFGFGSPSGVEFPSEARGFLRMPHQWDAYGKASVAMGYAFNVTSVQLAAAYGAIANDGILLTPTLVREVRAPDGAVLYRHRAEPVRRAVAPEVAATLRRYLQLVVGDGGSAESAQLANYPIAGKTGTAIRFDGGKYQDGHYTASFAAIWPAADPQLAMVVKLDDPRGARYYGGTTAAPTTRAILEEALASRRSAIDRRRLAGPATPVEAAPETPTDTAAHEAEAVYALPFVADTASRPGRRAVPNVAGVTLRKAANTMLRRGFQVAVHGSGRVRRTTPAAGDSLGFGKTVTLWAE from the coding sequence ATGGCCAAGCCCACCGCGCGGATCGGGCTGCTCCAGGCCGGGCTCCTGCTCGGGGCCCTGGGGGTGCTGGCACGCGCCGGGCAGCTGCAGCTGGTCGAGGGCGCCGACTGGCGGGAGAAGGCGGACCTCACCCGGAAGGCCCGGGTGGTCCTGCCCGCGAGCCGGGGGGGCATCTACGACCGCAACGGCGAGGCGCTGGCCGTCACCCAGGAGTACTTCGAGGTCGGGATCGCGCCCAACGAGTTGCGTGGCGCGGCCCGGGATGCCCGCACCATCGCGAAGGCCCTGGACCTGCCGCTGGCCCGGGTGCAGCGCGATCTCGCCACCCGGAAGTGGGTGTCGTATCCGGGGCCCTACAACGGCCTGCAGGTGCAGGACCTGCGCGCCCTCCGCGGGGTCTACCTCGACGGCGAGTACCAGCGCCACTACCCGGCCGGCCCGCTGGCCCGCGCGGTCATCGGCTCGCTCACCCCGGACAGTGGTCGCGGGGCGAGCGGGCTGGAACTGGCGCTCGAGGCCGCGCTGGCCGGCACACCCGGGGAGGCCGTGGTGCTCAAGGACACCCGGGGCCGGCGGTACGTCTCGCCGTCGCGGGTGGAGCGGGAGCCGGTGCCGGGGCGCGACATCTACCTGACCATCGACGCCGAGCTGCAGGAGATCGCCGAGCGGGCGCTGGAGGAGGCGGTGGCGGAGTACGAGGCCCGTGGCGGCGACGTGGTGATCCTCGACCCGCGGACCGGGGAGCTGCTGGCCCTGGCCGCGCGCTGGCGGGACGGCGAGCGCACGGTGGTGAACCGCGCCTCGTTCTTCACCGATCCCTTCGAGCCCGGGTCCACGGCGAAGCTGTTCACCGCCGGTGCGCTGCTGGCCCTGGACAAGGTGGACTCGACCGACGCCGTGTTCGCGGAGAACGGGGTCTGGACCTTCCCGGTGAACTCCCGCGGGGACACCCGCCAGATCCACGACGCGCACAAGATCACCGGCAGCGTCACCCTCGCCGAGGCGATCAAGTACTCCAGCAACATCGGCATGGGGAAGTTCGCCGAGCGGCTCACGCCGGCCCAGCAGTTCGACGCGCTCCGCGCGTTCGGCTTCGGCAGCCCGAGCGGGGTGGAGTTCCCCTCGGAGGCCCGCGGGTTCCTCCGCATGCCCCACCAGTGGGACGCCTACGGGAAGGCCAGCGTGGCCATGGGCTACGCCTTCAACGTGACCTCGGTGCAGCTGGCCGCCGCCTATGGCGCCATCGCCAACGACGGCATCCTCCTCACGCCCACCCTGGTGCGCGAGGTACGGGCACCGGACGGCGCGGTCCTGTACCGCCACCGGGCGGAGCCGGTGCGGCGGGCTGTCGCGCCGGAGGTGGCGGCCACCCTGCGACGGTACCTCCAGCTGGTGGTGGGGGATGGCGGCAGCGCGGAATCGGCGCAGCTGGCCAACTATCCGATCGCCGGCAAGACCGGCACCGCCATCCGGTTCGATGGCGGCAAGTACCAGGATGGGCACTACACCGCGTCGTTCGCGGCCATCTGGCCGGCGGCCGATCCCCAGCTCGCGATGGTGGTCAAGCTCGATGACCCCCGCGGCGCCCGGTACTACGGCGGCACGACGGCTGCGCCCACCACCCGGGCCATCCTCGAGGAGGCGCTCGCCTCGCGCCGCAGCGCCATCGACCGGCGCCGGCTGGCCGGTCCCGCCACGCCCGTGGAGGCGGCCCCCGAGACCCCGACCGACACCGCCGCGCACGAGGCCGAAGCGGTCTACGCGCTGCCCTTCGTGGCGGACACCGCGAGCCGTCCGGGCCGCCGCGCCGTGCCCAACGTGGCCGGTGTCACCCTGCGCAAGGCGGCGAACACCATGCTCCGGCGCGGGTTCCAGGTGGCGGTGCATGGCTCCGGACGGGTGCGCCGGACCACGCCGGCCGCGGGGGATTCGCTTGGCTTCGGCAAGACCGTGACCCTGTGGGCGGAGTGA
- the rsmH gene encoding 16S rRNA (cytosine(1402)-N(4))-methyltransferase RsmH, giving the protein MTPPAVPFAHQPVLAAEIAERARGARRVVDATLGGGGHASLFWAAGAAVLGIDRDPRAIAAARARLGEEGITYLEAPYASDAALEAIGRFAPDVILLDLGVSSPQLDDEARGFTFRPGAPLDMRMGDDAATAADLLNTADAEELRRIFREYGDERQAGRLAREIVRRRGTAPFATSDELVNAIRAVLGPRSGPPDFARLFQAVRIAVNDELGGLARALPAMRDALVPGGRIAVISYHSGEDRIVKHSFQEWARTCVCPVEQPVCTCRGRPLGRLEPRKPVYPSDAEAQHNPRARSATLRTFRTIEV; this is encoded by the coding sequence GTGACTCCGCCCGCCGTGCCCTTTGCCCACCAGCCGGTGCTCGCGGCCGAGATCGCCGAGCGGGCCCGAGGTGCCCGTCGTGTGGTGGACGCCACGCTCGGGGGAGGAGGCCATGCGTCGCTCTTCTGGGCCGCGGGCGCCGCGGTGCTCGGCATCGACCGGGATCCCCGCGCCATCGCCGCGGCCCGGGCCCGGCTCGGCGAGGAGGGAATCACCTACCTCGAGGCGCCGTATGCGTCGGACGCCGCGCTCGAGGCCATCGGGCGCTTCGCGCCGGACGTCATCCTCCTCGACCTCGGCGTGTCCTCGCCCCAGCTCGATGACGAGGCCCGCGGATTCACCTTTCGTCCCGGCGCACCGCTCGACATGCGGATGGGGGACGACGCGGCGACGGCGGCCGACCTGCTCAACACCGCCGATGCCGAGGAACTCCGGCGGATCTTCCGGGAGTATGGCGACGAGCGCCAGGCGGGGCGGCTGGCGCGCGAGATCGTGCGGCGCCGGGGCACCGCGCCGTTCGCCACCAGCGACGAGCTGGTCAATGCCATCCGGGCGGTGCTCGGCCCCCGGAGTGGCCCGCCGGATTTCGCCCGCCTGTTCCAGGCGGTCCGGATCGCGGTCAATGACGAGCTGGGTGGCCTGGCCCGGGCGCTGCCCGCGATGCGCGATGCCCTGGTCCCGGGTGGGCGAATCGCCGTGATCAGTTATCATTCGGGCGAGGACCGGATCGTGAAGCACAGCTTCCAGGAGTGGGCGCGCACGTGCGTCTGTCCGGTGGAGCAGCCCGTCTGCACCTGCCGCGGGCGGCCGCTCGGGCGGCTCGAGCCGCGCAAGCCGGTCTACCCCTCTGATGCCGAAGCGCAACACAACCCGAGGGCCCGAAGTGCCACCCTCCGCACCTTCCGGACAATCGAAGTTTAG
- the cheB gene encoding chemotaxis-specific protein-glutamate methyltransferase CheB: MTRPSELPGVLVVDDSPFFRRLVSELVASSGEFRVVGTAANGQEALALVHSLTPDLVTMDLQMPELGGLDAIGYIMSESPRPIVVVSAHAGQGTPAAIRALELGAVELVPKDDGQGRLSAIRMAPRLLGALRAAAAADVRRVPVLARPRQSGAQAFAARPGEARRVVAIAASTGGPRALAELVPQLPVGLEAAVVIVQHMPAGFTRSFAERLNGLSALTVVEASDGMDLRADTAYVAPGDYHLQVRARDGGLRLALDQEPTVWGVRPAADPTFHSVAATFGAAAVGVVLTGLGRDGATGLRAIHDAGGVGVAQDRGTATIYGMPGAAVEGGGTDLVLPLGAMAERIGALLRELPRR; encoded by the coding sequence GTGACCAGGCCCTCTGAGCTGCCCGGGGTGCTGGTGGTCGACGACAGCCCGTTCTTCCGGCGGCTGGTCAGCGAGCTGGTGGCGAGTTCGGGGGAGTTCCGCGTGGTAGGCACCGCGGCGAACGGCCAGGAGGCGCTCGCGCTGGTCCATTCGCTGACGCCCGACCTCGTCACGATGGACCTGCAGATGCCCGAACTGGGCGGGCTCGACGCCATCGGGTACATCATGTCGGAATCGCCGCGCCCGATCGTAGTGGTCAGCGCGCATGCGGGGCAGGGGACCCCCGCCGCCATCCGGGCGCTGGAGCTGGGGGCCGTCGAACTCGTCCCCAAGGACGACGGGCAGGGCCGCCTCTCCGCCATCCGCATGGCCCCCCGCCTGCTCGGGGCGCTCCGGGCCGCCGCGGCCGCCGACGTCCGCCGGGTGCCGGTGCTGGCCCGGCCCCGGCAGAGCGGGGCGCAGGCCTTCGCGGCGCGGCCGGGAGAGGCCCGCCGCGTGGTGGCCATCGCGGCGTCCACCGGCGGCCCGCGCGCGCTGGCGGAACTGGTGCCGCAGCTGCCGGTCGGGCTGGAGGCGGCGGTGGTGATCGTGCAGCACATGCCCGCCGGCTTCACCCGGAGCTTCGCCGAGCGCCTCAACGGGCTGAGCGCCCTGACGGTCGTGGAGGCGTCGGACGGGATGGACCTGCGGGCTGACACCGCGTACGTGGCCCCCGGGGATTATCATTTGCAGGTGCGGGCCCGCGACGGGGGGCTGCGGCTGGCCCTCGACCAGGAGCCCACGGTCTGGGGCGTGCGGCCCGCCGCCGACCCGACCTTTCACTCGGTGGCCGCCACCTTCGGCGCTGCCGCAGTGGGGGTGGTGCTCACCGGCCTGGGCCGGGATGGCGCCACCGGCCTGCGGGCGATTCATGACGCCGGTGGCGTGGGGGTGGCGCAGGACCGTGGCACCGCCACGATCTACGGCATGCCCGGGGCGGCGGTCGAGGGCGGTGGCACCGACCTGGTGCTGCCCCTTGGAGCGATGGCGGAACGGATCGGGGCGCTGCTGCGCGAGCTGCCCCGGCGCTGA